In a single window of the Eshraghiella crossota genome:
- a CDS encoding ANTAR domain-containing response regulator, with protein MENVVVVFPKLDDGNKIKAVLVKNGINVDYVCTSGAQALEYVNKLNEGIVVCSYRFTDMYYTQLKEDLPDGFEMLLVASKGHWLDGEDTHIIKIGTPLKIFDLLNTVHMMFEAQTRRRKKDRVVPKFRTEEDRKVIKEAKSVLMDRNNMSESEAHAYLQKCSMDSGNSLVETAGMVICLYRC; from the coding sequence ATGGAGAACGTTGTAGTTGTTTTCCCAAAGCTGGATGATGGCAATAAAATTAAAGCTGTTCTTGTTAAAAATGGTATTAATGTTGATTATGTATGTACAAGTGGCGCACAGGCACTTGAGTATGTAAATAAGCTGAATGAAGGAATTGTGGTATGCAGTTACCGTTTTACGGATATGTATTACACACAGTTAAAAGAAGATTTGCCGGATGGTTTTGAGATGCTTTTGGTGGCATCTAAAGGCCACTGGCTTGATGGAGAGGATACCCATATTATTAAAATTGGTACTCCTCTCAAAATTTTTGATCTGTTAAATACAGTTCATATGATGTTTGAAGCACAGACAAGGCGCCGCAAGAAGGACAGAGTTGTACCAAAATTCAGAACCGAAGAAGACAGAAAAGTAATTAAAGAAGCAAAAAGTGTATTGATGGACAGAAATAATATGTCAGAGTCTGAAGCACATGCGTATCTGCAGAAATGCAGTATGGACAGTGGTAACAGCCTTGTAGAGACAGCGGGCATGGTAATATGTCTGTACAGATGTTGA
- the dapF gene encoding diaminopimelate epimerase has translation MKFTKMEGLGNDYVYVNCLEEQIADPSKTAIEVSDRHFGIGSDGLILIKPSDKADFFMEMYNADGSQGKMCGNGIRCVGKFVYDYGLTDKTEITVDTLAGIKYLSLNIENKAVKSVRVNMGKPEFTPALIPVKADGDVVIDKEFIFGGNAYRITCVSMGNPHCITYMDDIKNLEIEKIGPVFENDSIFPDRVNTEFVEVIDRDTLSMRVWERGSGETLACGTGACAVAVASILNGLCNDSVTVKLLGGDLKITWDREADVVYMEGPANIVFTGEWNR, from the coding sequence ATGAAATTTACTAAGATGGAAGGTCTTGGAAATGACTATGTATATGTAAATTGCCTTGAGGAGCAGATTGCTGATCCTTCAAAGACTGCGATTGAAGTAAGTGACAGACACTTTGGAATCGGTTCTGACGGACTTATTCTTATCAAACCTTCTGATAAAGCAGATTTTTTTATGGAAATGTATAATGCAGACGGTTCCCAGGGAAAGATGTGCGGCAACGGAATAAGGTGCGTCGGCAAATTTGTATATGATTACGGACTTACCGATAAGACAGAAATAACCGTGGATACCTTAGCAGGAATAAAATACCTTAGTCTCAATATTGAAAACAAAGCAGTGAAGTCAGTCAGGGTTAATATGGGTAAGCCTGAATTTACTCCTGCCCTTATACCTGTCAAAGCGGACGGGGACGTTGTTATTGACAAGGAATTTATTTTTGGCGGCAATGCCTACAGGATAACCTGTGTGTCAATGGGTAATCCTCATTGTATTACATACATGGATGATATTAAGAATCTTGAAATTGAAAAAATCGGACCTGTATTTGAAAATGACAGTATTTTCCCTGACAGGGTCAATACAGAGTTCGTCGAAGTTATAGACAGAGATACTCTTTCAATGAGAGTATGGGAAAGAGGCTCAGGAGAGACTCTTGCCTGCGGAACAGGCGCATGTGCGGTAGCGGTGGCGTCTATTCTTAACGGTCTTTGCAATGACAGCGTAACAGTAAAGCTTCTGGGCGGTGACTTAAAGATAACATGGGACCGGGAAGCTGACGTTGTTTATATGGAAGGACCTGCCAATATTGTATTTACCGGTGAATGGAACCGATAA
- a CDS encoding LL-diaminopimelate aminotransferase: protein MFKINENYLKLPGSYLFSTVGRKEREYKSAHPDKKVIKLSIGDVTQPIAPTIIKAMHAAVDEMGNAATFHGYAPDLGYEFLRKAIADGDYKTRGVDIAIDEIFVSDGAKCDSSNIQEILGLDNRIAVGDPVYPVYVDSNVMAGRAGDYNSTTGTWSNVIYMPCKEENNFAPELPKEVPDIIYLCFPNNPTGATINKTELQKWVDYANEHKSLIIYDAAYEAYISDADVPHTIYECDGAKTCAIELKSFSKNAGFTGVRLGYTVIPKELECDGVKLNALWARRHGTKYNGAPYIVQRAGEAVYSEAGKAELKEQVAYYMKNAKVIKDGLKNAGYSVSGGVNAPYIWLKTIDGMTSWEFFDYVLENANVVGTPGSGFGPSGEGYFRLTAFGTYENTVEAIERMKKIIK from the coding sequence ATGTTCAAAATTAATGAAAACTACCTTAAATTACCTGGAAGTTATCTTTTTTCCACAGTAGGAAGAAAGGAAAGGGAATATAAAAGCGCTCATCCCGACAAAAAGGTAATCAAATTAAGTATCGGCGACGTAACACAGCCGATTGCACCTACAATTATTAAGGCAATGCATGCAGCAGTTGATGAAATGGGTAATGCAGCAACATTTCACGGATATGCACCTGACCTTGGATATGAATTTTTGCGTAAGGCAATAGCTGACGGTGACTATAAGACAAGAGGCGTTGATATTGCCATTGATGAAATATTTGTATCTGATGGTGCAAAATGCGACTCAAGTAATATCCAGGAGATACTCGGACTTGATAACAGAATTGCAGTAGGTGATCCTGTATACCCTGTATATGTGGATTCTAACGTTATGGCAGGACGGGCAGGCGACTATAACAGTACAACAGGAACATGGAGTAATGTTATATATATGCCTTGCAAGGAAGAAAATAATTTCGCTCCCGAGCTTCCAAAGGAAGTACCTGACATAATATATCTTTGCTTCCCTAATAATCCTACGGGAGCTACAATTAACAAAACAGAACTTCAGAAATGGGTTGATTATGCTAACGAGCATAAATCACTTATCATATATGATGCAGCTTATGAAGCATATATATCGGATGCGGATGTTCCTCACACAATTTATGAGTGTGACGGTGCCAAGACATGTGCTATCGAGCTCAAGAGTTTTTCAAAGAATGCAGGATTCACAGGTGTAAGACTTGGTTATACCGTAATTCCAAAAGAACTTGAATGTGACGGTGTGAAACTTAATGCTCTCTGGGCAAGAAGACACGGCACTAAGTATAACGGAGCACCTTATATCGTGCAGAGAGCCGGAGAAGCGGTATATTCCGAAGCCGGCAAGGCAGAACTTAAGGAACAGGTTGCTTACTACATGAAAAATGCAAAGGTAATCAAGGACGGACTTAAGAATGCCGGATACTCTGTATCAGGCGGTGTCAACGCTCCATATATCTGGTTAAAGACAATAGACGGAATGACTTCATGGGAATTCTTCGACTATGTTCTTGAAAATGCCAATGTTGTAGGAACACCGGGTTCAGGATTCGGACCAAGCGGCGAGGGCTACTTCAGACTGACAGCATTCGGTACATACGAAAATACCGTAGAAGCCATCGAGAGAATGAAGAAGATTATTAAATAA